DNA sequence from the Thauera sedimentorum genome:
GGCCTCGGGGCGATGACCGAGCCGCTGCTCGAGCGCCTCGACCACCTGCACGTGGTCGAGATCGACCGCGACCTGATCGCCCGCCTGCACCAGCGCTGGACGCCCGAGCGGCTCACGGTGCACGAGGGCGACGCGCTCAAGTTCGATTTCGGCTCCCTCGCCGGCGACGGCTGCCCGCTGCGCATCGTCGGCAACTTGCCGTACAACATCTCCACGCCCATTCTCTTTCACCTCGCGGAGTTCGCCGAACAGGTGCGCGACATGAGCTTCATGCTGCAGAAGGAGGTGGTGATGCGCATGGTGGCCGAGCCGGGCAGCGAGGAGTACGGGCGCCTGTCGGTGATGCTGCAATACCGCTTCCGCATGGGGCGGCTGTTCGACGTGCCGCCCGGCGCCTTCCGTCCGGCGCCCAAGGTGATGTCGAGCATCGTGCGCATGATCCCGCTGCCGCGCGAGGCGCTCGGTGCGCACGATGAGGCGTTGCTTGGCGAGGTGGTCACCGCCGCCTTCGGTCAGCGTCGCAAGACCCTGCGAAACACGCTGCGCGAGTATCTCGGCGAGGCGGATTTCGCCGCCCTGGGCATCGACCCCGGCCTGCGGGCCGAGCGTCTGGCGGTGGCCGACTACGTGGCCATCGCCAATCACGTGGCGGACAAACGAAAAGGGCCGGGATGACCCGGCCCTGGCATTCAGGCGATGCGCCTCACTGCTTCTTCAGCGGGCAGGTGTTCATGCCGAGCAGGGTGTAGGCCGGGCACCAGCCCATCAGGCCGGTAGCCAGCGGCACCACGCCGATCCAGGCCCACACCGGACCGCCCATCAGCGCCCAGGCGATCAGCGCGATGCCGACCACGATGCGCAGGATCTTGTCGATTCCGCCGACGTTCGCTTTCATGATGCTCTCCTTGTGTGTTCGAGTGAGCAGCATTTCAGCATAGTGCGGTAGCGCGGGTCTGTAACCGCGGTCACATAGGTCGCGATGCGTGCCGGGAAGGCCTGGGCGCACGGCGCCTGGGCCGTTTCGCCGGCACTGCGCTACTTGTAGGAGCGGCCTTGGCCGCGATTTCCCGCCGGGTCAGCTGCTCTTGCCCGCGCTCGCCAGCCGGCGCAGCCCGGCCGGATCGAGGATCTCCACCTGCTCGCGCGCCAGGCGCACCAGGCCGTCGGCGGCAAAACCCTTGAGCAGGCGGCTGACGATCTCGCGCACGCTGCCCAGTTCGTCGGCCAGTTGCTGGTGGGTGACGTGCAGCACGCGGCCCTTGCCGAGCAGCAGGGCGGCCAGACGCTGGTCCAGCCTGCGGAAGGCCACCTCCTCGATCAACTGCATCAGGTCGGCGATGCGCTCGGCGAACAGGTGGAAGACGAAGCCGCGAAAGGCCGGTTCGCCCAGCAGTTCGTCGAACACCGCCTTGGGCAGCAGCATCAGCAGGGTGTCGGATTCGGTGACGCCGCGGGCGTTGTAATCCTCGTGGCCGAGCAGGCAGGACGAGGAAATGATGCAGGTCTCTCCCGGGGCGACGCGGTAGAGCGGCAGTTCGCGCCCGCTGGGCGCGCACTTCGACACCCGCACCGAGCCTTCGACCACGAAGGGGAAACCCTCGCAGGCCTGGTGGTCGTCGAACAGCAACTGGCCGGCGGGCACGCGCATCCAGCGTGCGGCGGCCTCCAGCCGGTCGCGCGCGGCCGGCGGCAGGGCGTCGAGCACCGGATAGCGGGCGGCGAGGCTTTCGCTGTCGTTCATCGGCGTTCAGGCGTCCACGTCGAGGACCACCGGCGCATGGTCCGACGGGCGTTCCAGGCGGCGCGGCGCCTTGTCCACCGCGCAGCTGCGGCAGGCGGCGCGCAGCGGCTCGGACACCAGGATGTGGTCGATGCGCAGGCCGAAGTTGCGCCGGAAGGCGAGCATGCGGTAGTCCCACCACGAGAAGCTGCGCTCGGGCTGCTCGAACAGGCGGAAGGCGTCCACCAGGCCGAGATCGGTCAGCGCGCGGAAGGCGGCGCGCTCGGGCTCGGAGACGTGGATCTCGTCGGTCCACTCGGGGTGGGCGTCGCGCGCTTCCGGGGCGATGTTGAAGTCGCCGGTGAGCACCAGCTTCGGATGGCGGGCCATCTCCTCGCGCACCCATTCGGTGAGTGCGGCCAGCCAGCGCAGCTTGTACTCGAACTTCTCCGAGCCCACCGCCTGGCCATTGGGGAAGTAGCCGCAGATCACCCGCACGCCGTCCACGCTTGCGGCGATGATGCGCTTCTGCTCGTCCGCGAAGCCGGGAAGGTCGCGCACGATGTCGCTGGCCGCCGTCGGCGTCAGGATGGCAACCCCGTTGTAGGTCTTCTGCCCGTTGGTCGCCGCCTGGTAGCCGGCCTCGGCCAGCGCCTCATGCGGAAAGGCCTTGTCCTCCATCTTCAGTTCCTGCAGGCACAACGCATCGGGCTTGTGCTCGGCGAGCCAGTCGAGCACGTGGGGCAGGCGGATCTTGAGCGAGTTGACGTTCCAGGTGGCGATTTTCACGGGTCATACCAGTGGCGCGGGGAGCCCCAAGTGTACTCAGGATCGGCCCCCAGCGCGCGTCTCCGGCACTCTTCTTGCGATGCAGCATGCGTTGCCCCTTTTCGCCAGAGTCCTCGGCCCGCGCTGCACCAATGCGGTGCCAGGCGGCGCGGCCGTGCGCCGGGATGGTGATTGCGGGGCTGAACCCGAACCGAAAGGCGTCCGATGGGTGCGAGCGCGATCGACATCTTGTGGGTGGTGTTCTGTGCCGGGCTGGTATTCCTCATGCAGGCCGGCTTCCTGTGCCTCGAGTCT
Encoded proteins:
- the rsmA gene encoding 16S rRNA (adenine(1518)-N(6)/adenine(1519)-N(6))-dimethyltransferase RsmA, with protein sequence MEHRARKRFGQNFLSDPNIIRKIVDAIRPLPDDLMVEIGPGLGAMTEPLLERLDHLHVVEIDRDLIARLHQRWTPERLTVHEGDALKFDFGSLAGDGCPLRIVGNLPYNISTPILFHLAEFAEQVRDMSFMLQKEVVMRMVAEPGSEEYGRLSVMLQYRFRMGRLFDVPPGAFRPAPKVMSSIVRMIPLPREALGAHDEALLGEVVTAAFGQRRKTLRNTLREYLGEADFAALGIDPGLRAERLAVADYVAIANHVADKRKGPG
- a CDS encoding YgaP family membrane protein → MKANVGGIDKILRIVVGIALIAWALMGGPVWAWIGVVPLATGLMGWCPAYTLLGMNTCPLKKQ
- a CDS encoding Crp/Fnr family transcriptional regulator, whose product is MNDSESLAARYPVLDALPPAARDRLEAAARWMRVPAGQLLFDDHQACEGFPFVVEGSVRVSKCAPSGRELPLYRVAPGETCIISSSCLLGHEDYNARGVTESDTLLMLLPKAVFDELLGEPAFRGFVFHLFAERIADLMQLIEEVAFRRLDQRLAALLLGKGRVLHVTHQQLADELGSVREIVSRLLKGFAADGLVRLAREQVEILDPAGLRRLASAGKSS
- the xth gene encoding exodeoxyribonuclease III — protein: MKIATWNVNSLKIRLPHVLDWLAEHKPDALCLQELKMEDKAFPHEALAEAGYQAATNGQKTYNGVAILTPTAASDIVRDLPGFADEQKRIIAASVDGVRVICGYFPNGQAVGSEKFEYKLRWLAALTEWVREEMARHPKLVLTGDFNIAPEARDAHPEWTDEIHVSEPERAAFRALTDLGLVDAFRLFEQPERSFSWWDYRMLAFRRNFGLRIDHILVSEPLRAACRSCAVDKAPRRLERPSDHAPVVLDVDA